In one Oncorhynchus nerka isolate Pitt River linkage group LG7, Oner_Uvic_2.0, whole genome shotgun sequence genomic region, the following are encoded:
- the LOC115132733 gene encoding synaptotagmin-11-like encodes MAEITNLRPAYDVSPVLAGFLGAGVLVVSVTVAVFLWTCCQRRYRQMTGSYKLQSGPCDQAVDPPYKFIHMLKGISIYPETLSNKKIVRVGRRPDSSRNGSGSGVEWGRNGERGRGGGGRVMLVDADPETGLLNSSTNLQMSHLLPPAGQPRLEKALPIRSDYCCLESSSRGNSSNSSCDASKTASPFTPCQGEGNTMPPAALGTLSLVVDYNFPKKALVVTIVGAHGLPAVDEQAGSSDPYVKMTILPEKKHRVKTRVLRKTLEPVFDETFTFYGVAYSTLPDLTLHFLVLSFDRFARDDVIGEAAVPLAGVDPSTGRVHITQQISKRHIQCVSRGELLVSLSYQPVTHRLNVVVLKAKHLPKMDITGLSGNPYVKVNVFYGCKRIAKKKTHVKKCTLNPVFNESFIYDVPAELLADISVEFLVVDFDRTTKNEVVGRLVLGGQSLMHTGVTHWREVCDNPRRQIAKWHNLGEY; translated from the exons ATGGCTGAGATAACCAATTTAAGACCAGCATATG ACGTGTCCCCGGTGCTGGCGGGCTTCCTGGGCGCCGGGGTCCTGGTGGTCTCAGTCACGGTGGCCGTCTTCCTCTGGACCTGCTGCCAGCGTCGCTACCGTCAGATGACGGGCAGCTACAAGCTCCAATCAGGACCCTGCGACCAGGCCGTGGATCCGCCCTACAAGTTCATCCACATGCTCAAGGGAATCAGCATCTACCCGGAGACACTTAGTAACAAGAAGATAGTCCGTGTGGGTCGACGCCCGGACTCCTCGCGAAATGGCAGCGGATCCGGCGTCGAGTGGGGTCGTAATGGTGagcgaggaagagggggaggaggaagggtgaTGCTAGTGGACGCCGACCCAGAAACGGGCCTGCTCAACAGCTCCACCAACCTGCAGATGAGCCAcctactgccccctgctggacAGCCTAGGTTAGAGAAGGCGCTGCCCATCCGCTCCGACTACTGCTGCCTGGAGAGCAGCTCCAGgggtaacagcagcaacagtagctgTGACGCCAGCAAGACAGCCTCGCCCTTTACCCCGTGTCAGGGGGAGGGCAACACCATGCCGCCCGCTGCCCTAGGCACCCTCAGCCTGGTCGTGGACTACAACTTCCCCAAGAAGGCGCTGGTGGTGACCATTGTTGGCGCCCATGGTCTTCCCGCCGTGGACGAGCAGGCAGGTAGCTCGGACCCCTACGTGAAGATGACCATATTGCCAGAAAAGAAGCACCGGGTCAAG ACCCGCGTTCTGAGGAAGACCCTGGAGCCAGTATTTGACGAGACGTTTACGTTCTACGGCGTGGCCTACAGCACACTGCCTGACCTCACGCTGCACTTCCTGGTGCTTAGCTTTGACCGCTTTGCCCGTGATGATGTCATCGGGGAGGCGGCGGTACCCCTGGCAGGGGTGGACCCCAGCACGGGACGAGTCCACATCACCCAACAGATCAGCAAGAGACACATCCag tgtgtgagcCGTGGGGAGCTACTGGTGTCTCTGTCCTACCAGCCTGTCACTCACAGGCTCAATGTGGTGGTGCTGAAGGCCAAACACCTGCCCAAGATGGACATCACTGGCCTATCAGGCA ACCCCTATGTGAAGGTGAACGTGTTCTACGGCTGCAAGCGCATTGCCAAGAAGAAGACGCACGTGAAGAAGTGCACCCTCAACCCCGTTTTTAACGAGTCATTCATCTACGACGTACCCGCCGAGCTGCTGGCCGACATCTCCGTGGAGTTCCTGGTGGTCGACTTCGACCGTACCACCAAGAATGAAGTGGTGGGCCGCCTGGTGCTAGGCGGCCAGAGCCTCATGCACACTGGGGTCACCCACTGGAGAGAGGTCTGCGACAACCCCCGCCGGCAGATTGCCAAGTGGCACAACCTGGGCGAGTATTAG